In one window of Arachis ipaensis cultivar K30076 chromosome B06, Araip1.1, whole genome shotgun sequence DNA:
- the LOC107647301 gene encoding transcription factor GTE12-like, translating to MMLILKSMDHNLWLLIHAKKDDDGADSRGGRKRRKLATFEVSVSTKFSVQEHHNACSRIPKTGSKVLDSKNTKKEEEEHHNACSRIPRTGSKVLDSKNTKKEEEMKVVLNEQRMDRYQKIQCWVILKHFMVERDGWTFNKTLDSKKLGILGNKYESVLLKPIAFEDIESKMHKFVYSGSDEFANDMRLLFSYGFMYPQRDQIHRVARRFNESFKITWKALTEKWSTE from the exons ATGATGCTGATACTGAAAAGCATGGACCATAATTTATGGCTTCTGATTCATGCG AAGAAGGACGATGATGGTGCTGATTCTCGCGGAGGCAGAAAGAGAAGAAAGTTGGCAACTTTTGAAGTTTCTGTTTCCACAAAATTTTCTGTGCAAGAACACCATAATGCATGTTCAAGAATCCCAAAAACCGGTTCTAAGGTGCTTGACTCGAAGAACacaaagaaagaagaggaagaacatCACAATGCATGTTCAAGAATCCCAAGAACCGGTTCTAAGGTGCTTGACTCcaagaacacgaagaaagaaGAGGAGATGAAGGTTGTTCTGAATGAGCAGAGAATGGATCGTTATCAAAAGATACAGTGTTGGGTGATCTTGAAGCACTTCATGGTTGAAAGAGATGGCTGGACTTTCAATAAGACTCTGGATTCCAAGAAGTTAGGGATTCTTGGCAACAAATATGAAAGTGTGTTGTTGAAGCCAATAGCGTTTGAGGATATAGAGTCAAAGATGCACAAATTCGTGTATTCAGGGTCTGATGAATTTGCAAACGATATGAGGCTTTTGTTTTCTTATGGATTCATGTACCCTCAGAGGGATCAGATTCATAGAGTTGCAAGGAGATTCAATGAAAGCTTTAAAATTACTTGGAAGGCTTTGACGGAAAAGTGGTCAACTGAATAG